A section of the Gimesia sp. genome encodes:
- a CDS encoding DUF695 domain-containing protein yields the protein MNQQPTDQEWLTATAVEEGVTVLFRLLPHIPLGIKTSDYPDRVEIVWPYQSENESKLPGPLDREQMSHFEELLVNLWGENGLGHLTMLITGNQVCHWQWYVRNEEEALTVFNKAVEELPTLPIQIHSQHDPDWHAYSDFMQQVRKSN from the coding sequence TTGAACCAGCAGCCGACCGATCAGGAATGGCTTACAGCGACCGCAGTCGAAGAGGGCGTGACCGTTTTGTTTCGTCTGCTCCCCCACATCCCGCTGGGCATCAAAACCAGCGATTATCCGGACCGCGTGGAGATCGTCTGGCCTTACCAGTCAGAGAACGAAAGCAAGCTCCCCGGTCCCCTCGATCGGGAGCAGATGAGCCACTTCGAAGAACTGCTCGTCAACCTCTGGGGGGAAAACGGTCTGGGTCACCTCACGATGCTCATCACGGGCAACCAGGTCTGTCACTGGCAGTGGTACGTTCGGAACGAGGAAGAGGCTCTCACCGTCTTCAACAAAGCGGTGGAAGAACTCCCCACGCTGCCGATCCAGATTCACTCCCAGCACGACCCCGACTGGCACGCCTATTCTGATTTCATGCAGCAAGTCAGGAAAAGCAACTAA
- a CDS encoding helix-hairpin-helix domain-containing protein, whose product MENQSPDESTPQTFLGLHRSDQYFLGVLLIVILCLSLLHLARLSRWGTEPLEIEKQTPLPYEYQLDINQANWVEFAQLKQIGPVLARRIIDYREAHGPFRSIDDLLQVKGIGPKKLAANRKHFLPLPPDVNP is encoded by the coding sequence ATGGAAAACCAGTCCCCGGATGAATCAACACCACAGACTTTTCTGGGTCTGCACCGGAGCGATCAGTATTTTTTAGGTGTACTGCTGATTGTAATTCTCTGCCTCTCACTCCTGCATCTGGCGCGTCTGTCCCGCTGGGGAACTGAGCCACTCGAAATTGAGAAACAGACGCCGCTGCCTTACGAGTATCAGCTCGATATCAATCAGGCGAACTGGGTAGAGTTTGCCCAGCTCAAGCAGATCGGTCCTGTTTTAGCCAGACGCATCATTGACTACCGAGAGGCACACGGCCCTTTTCGCTCAATCGATGATCTGCTGCAGGTCAAAGGTATTGGCCCTAAAAAACTGGCAGCGAATCGAAAACATTTTCTGCCCCTTCCCCCAGACGTCAATCCCTGA
- a CDS encoding arylsulfatase: MRLQMCQLHSLILSALAATISLTIAAPAHAQQKKPNILLIVSDDTGYGDLGPYGGGVGRGMPTPNIDKMARAGMTFFSFYAQPSCTPGRAAMQTGRIPNRSGMTTVSFPGQGGGLPKAEWTLASILKQANYRTYFTGKWHLGEADHALPNAHGYDVMEHCFLYHLNAYTYGDPERFPDMDFKLRVMFNLVTKGSLSGKAGEAPRQDWKVVGEYIDTPEKGFVGVPYLDQYVEQSGLKFLEDAAQHPDQPFFINVNFMKNHQPNLPAPEFKHKSISKTKYADSIVELDTRIGSLMDKLKELELEQDTLVFFTTDNGAWQDVYPDAGYTPFRGTKGTAREGGSRVPAIAVWPGKIKGGVRNHDILGGLDLMATFASLAGLELPQKDRAGEPICFDSYDMSPALFGTGKSKRNTWFYFTENELAPGAARVGNYKAVFNLRGDGGQATGGLAVDTNLGWKGPEKYVATVPQVFDLLQDPQERYDVFMNNFTERTWTLVTFNAAIRNLLQSYVDYPPRKMQRKIYHGPMTLTDFHKFKFIRDALKEEGMKFSIPFGN; encoded by the coding sequence ATGAGACTTCAAATGTGCCAGTTACACTCCCTGATTCTGTCGGCACTGGCAGCCACCATAAGCCTGACGATCGCCGCCCCGGCACACGCACAGCAGAAAAAACCCAACATCCTGCTCATCGTCTCTGACGACACCGGCTACGGTGACCTGGGGCCCTACGGCGGTGGTGTCGGCCGCGGCATGCCCACCCCCAATATCGACAAAATGGCCCGTGCAGGCATGACCTTCTTCTCTTTCTACGCACAGCCCAGTTGTACTCCCGGACGCGCCGCCATGCAGACCGGTCGCATCCCCAATCGCAGCGGGATGACGACCGTCTCCTTCCCGGGACAGGGGGGCGGACTCCCCAAAGCAGAATGGACGCTTGCTTCCATCCTCAAACAGGCCAACTACCGCACCTACTTCACCGGGAAATGGCACCTGGGAGAAGCCGACCACGCCCTGCCCAATGCGCACGGCTATGACGTGATGGAGCACTGTTTCCTCTACCACCTCAACGCCTACACCTATGGTGATCCAGAGCGGTTCCCCGACATGGATTTCAAGCTGCGGGTGATGTTCAATCTCGTCACAAAAGGGTCCCTCTCAGGCAAAGCGGGAGAGGCGCCCAGACAGGACTGGAAAGTCGTCGGTGAATACATCGACACGCCGGAAAAAGGATTCGTTGGCGTCCCCTATCTCGATCAGTACGTCGAACAGTCGGGCCTGAAGTTTCTGGAAGATGCCGCTCAACATCCCGATCAGCCCTTCTTCATCAACGTCAACTTCATGAAAAACCACCAGCCCAACCTGCCGGCTCCCGAATTCAAACACAAATCCATCTCCAAAACCAAATACGCCGATTCCATCGTCGAGCTCGACACGCGCATTGGCAGCCTCATGGACAAACTCAAAGAACTCGAACTGGAACAAGACACGCTGGTCTTCTTCACCACCGACAACGGTGCCTGGCAGGACGTTTATCCGGACGCCGGCTACACACCGTTTCGCGGTACCAAAGGCACCGCCCGCGAAGGGGGGAGTCGAGTCCCCGCCATCGCGGTCTGGCCAGGTAAGATCAAGGGCGGTGTCCGCAATCACGACATCCTCGGCGGTCTGGACCTGATGGCCACCTTCGCTTCCCTCGCCGGTCTGGAACTTCCGCAAAAAGATCGCGCAGGCGAACCGATTTGCTTCGACAGCTACGACATGTCCCCCGCCCTGTTCGGCACAGGCAAGTCCAAACGGAATACCTGGTTTTACTTCACGGAGAATGAACTCGCCCCGGGTGCCGCTCGTGTCGGCAACTATAAAGCCGTCTTCAATCTGCGGGGGGATGGCGGACAGGCGACAGGCGGACTGGCCGTCGACACCAACCTCGGCTGGAAAGGACCGGAAAAATATGTCGCCACCGTGCCGCAGGTCTTCGATCTGCTCCAGGACCCGCAGGAACGCTATGATGTCTTCATGAACAACTTCACGGAACGCACCTGGACCCTGGTGACCTTCAATGCCGCCATCCGGAACCTGTTGCAAAGTTACGTCGATTATCCACCACGCAAAATGCAGCGCAAAATCTATCACGGACCAATGACCCTGACGGATTTCCACAAATTTAAATTCATCAGGGATGCCCTCAAAGAGGAAGGCATGAAATTTTCGATACCGTTCGGTAACTGA
- a CDS encoding alpha/beta fold hydrolase produces the protein MSFISMQHGQWKRSLFTFLSMVLLTSGAVFAQSKDVKGPPKPQELTLSSQGGWPIAITYYESSNAADSPVVVLLHGKGGSKRAWDNGFAPVLQKNGYAVVSVDLRKHGKSQPNAPGGGNQNQKGGRGDNLSALDYKAMVVFDMETIWKFLFDEHQKKHLNMQKTAIIASDMSVPIALNYALLDWGKVPYDDAPVLAAKTPKGQTVRALVLISPESRVKGLTSSQPSVSLKEPIFGISFFVCSSAGDSYDRNYTEKLFSQLTSAANSKGRMYKESYPGKLRGTDMLGRRLGLEVDILKFLDAHLKKLPGDWSDRRPRYDRDE, from the coding sequence ATGTCATTCATCAGTATGCAACATGGTCAATGGAAGCGTTCGCTCTTTACGTTTCTCTCAATGGTACTCCTGACTTCCGGCGCGGTATTCGCGCAGAGTAAGGATGTTAAAGGCCCCCCGAAGCCGCAGGAGTTGACCCTGTCTTCGCAGGGAGGCTGGCCGATTGCGATTACTTATTATGAATCGAGTAACGCAGCGGATTCACCGGTCGTTGTTCTGTTGCACGGTAAGGGGGGCAGCAAGCGGGCCTGGGACAACGGGTTTGCTCCGGTCCTGCAGAAGAACGGCTACGCGGTTGTATCTGTCGATCTGCGTAAACATGGAAAGAGCCAGCCGAATGCTCCCGGTGGTGGAAACCAGAATCAGAAGGGGGGCAGAGGAGATAATCTCTCTGCACTGGATTACAAAGCGATGGTTGTGTTCGACATGGAAACCATCTGGAAATTTCTGTTCGACGAACACCAGAAAAAGCACCTCAATATGCAGAAAACAGCCATCATTGCTTCTGATATGAGTGTACCGATTGCTTTGAACTACGCGTTACTGGACTGGGGCAAAGTACCCTATGATGACGCCCCCGTGCTGGCAGCTAAGACTCCCAAAGGTCAGACCGTACGGGCGCTGGTGTTGATTTCTCCTGAATCCCGCGTCAAAGGGCTGACTTCTTCACAGCCTTCCGTGAGTTTGAAAGAACCCATTTTCGGTATCAGTTTCTTTGTCTGCAGCAGTGCAGGGGATTCTTATGATCGCAATTATACAGAGAAGCTCTTTTCGCAACTGACCTCGGCTGCGAATTCCAAGGGTAGAATGTACAAGGAATCTTACCCCGGAAAGTTGAGGGGTACTGATATGCTGGGGCGACGACTGGGGCTTGAAGTCGATATCCTCAAGTTCCTGGATGCCCATCTGAAGAAGCTTCCCGGTGACTGGTCAGATCGTCGTCCCCGGTATGACCGCGATGAGTAG
- a CDS encoding DUF485 domain-containing protein: MAGFDHGPNEPGEQENHETISRNTRLGLILFTVYLLLYGGFVFLNTFSPAKMEIVVFAGLNLAIVYGFTLIIAAFVLAIIYGWMCRNDVASSGSSNQEDA, encoded by the coding sequence ATGGCAGGTTTTGATCACGGCCCGAATGAGCCGGGCGAACAGGAAAACCACGAGACGATCTCTCGTAATACGCGACTGGGCTTAATTCTGTTCACCGTATATCTGTTGCTGTATGGCGGTTTCGTTTTTCTAAATACGTTCTCACCAGCCAAAATGGAAATCGTGGTCTTCGCCGGACTCAACCTGGCCATCGTCTATGGCTTCACGCTGATCATCGCTGCTTTTGTGCTCGCCATCATCTACGGCTGGATGTGTCGCAATGATGTCGCCTCCTCTGGTTCCAGCAATCAGGAGGACGCATAA
- a CDS encoding cation acetate symporter, which yields MLYEPSLMAVLIFGVIVAITLGLSFWLGAKAKSAKGYFAASGGIHWFINGVAFAGDYLSAASFLGICGMIAFYGYDGFLYSIGYLAGWIVALFVIAEPLKRMGRFTFADALDSRFQSRGIKLAAAISTLAVSIFYLIPQMVGAGALITPLLGFPHYVGVLLVGTIVIIIVVTAGMVSTTYVQFLKGSLLVIFSTLLTVLILQRGFSTDPVNNGKSTHQFQILGPAASDDIELWNNELGLTEQDSLTPLNEGPWKDKGYLQLTRADKTSYWKLTQNAEQQYFLSETQYKEKTADGKIIINGLPQGTGEGETDFYPVGRISKLPDDKKETGPLGLTEFFSTLSKSEVILWGSDTVKLKDGADLTIYFPKPTSGEKVLSPGNHPKFAGIRGSDLKGKLNFLSLMLALFCGTASLPHILIRYYTVKDQASARKSTIVGIGSIGYFYILTLFMGLGAMTSGAMDVTNSNMAAPLLAKSISDWLFAIISAIAFTTVLGTVSGLIIASSGAVVHDLMSSFMKIEMNDFAKVRIAKMASVVVGLIAIILGILFKEFNVNYLVGWAFSVAASANLPALVMLLFWPKTTKQGITVAIFVGMISSLAWILLSADSYKGIYGLKPEDAIVPFSQPGLVTIPLGFLTLILVSLLTQPKKEEAAS from the coding sequence ATGCTTTACGAACCCTCTCTGATGGCGGTCCTCATCTTTGGTGTGATCGTTGCCATTACCCTCGGACTCAGCTTCTGGCTCGGCGCGAAAGCGAAATCGGCCAAGGGATACTTCGCTGCCTCGGGCGGCATTCACTGGTTTATTAACGGCGTCGCCTTCGCTGGTGACTACCTCTCCGCGGCTTCCTTCCTGGGAATCTGCGGGATGATCGCCTTCTACGGTTACGATGGCTTCCTCTATTCCATCGGTTACCTGGCCGGCTGGATCGTCGCCTTGTTCGTAATCGCGGAACCGCTCAAACGCATGGGGCGTTTCACCTTTGCCGATGCCCTCGACAGCCGTTTCCAGTCGCGGGGTATTAAATTGGCCGCTGCCATCAGTACCCTGGCTGTCAGTATCTTCTATCTGATTCCTCAGATGGTCGGCGCCGGTGCACTGATCACTCCCCTGCTCGGCTTTCCGCACTACGTCGGCGTGCTCCTTGTCGGGACGATCGTGATCATCATCGTCGTCACCGCCGGCATGGTCAGCACCACCTACGTGCAGTTCCTCAAAGGCTCGCTGCTCGTTATCTTCAGTACCCTGCTCACAGTTTTGATTCTGCAGCGCGGTTTCTCAACCGATCCGGTGAATAACGGGAAATCAACGCACCAGTTCCAGATCCTCGGACCTGCGGCCAGCGATGACATTGAACTCTGGAACAATGAACTCGGCCTGACCGAACAGGACTCCCTGACCCCGCTCAACGAAGGCCCCTGGAAAGACAAAGGCTACCTGCAGCTCACCCGCGCCGACAAAACGTCCTACTGGAAACTGACCCAAAACGCGGAGCAGCAGTACTTCCTCTCGGAAACACAGTACAAGGAAAAAACAGCGGACGGTAAAATCATCATCAACGGGCTCCCTCAGGGAACCGGCGAAGGAGAAACCGATTTCTACCCCGTCGGCCGCATCAGCAAGCTGCCGGATGACAAGAAAGAAACCGGTCCGCTGGGGCTCACCGAGTTCTTCAGCACGCTCAGCAAAAGTGAAGTGATCCTCTGGGGCTCCGATACCGTCAAACTGAAAGACGGCGCAGACCTGACGATCTACTTCCCCAAGCCAACCTCAGGCGAGAAGGTCCTCAGCCCGGGCAACCATCCCAAGTTCGCCGGGATCCGGGGTTCCGATCTGAAAGGCAAGCTCAACTTCTTATCCCTGATGCTGGCCCTGTTCTGCGGAACCGCTTCCCTGCCGCACATTCTCATTCGTTACTACACCGTGAAAGACCAGGCCAGCGCCCGCAAGAGTACCATCGTCGGTATCGGGAGCATCGGCTATTTCTACATCCTCACGCTCTTCATGGGGCTCGGAGCCATGACCAGCGGTGCCATGGATGTCACCAACTCCAACATGGCCGCTCCCCTGCTCGCCAAGAGCATCAGTGACTGGCTCTTCGCGATCATCTCCGCGATCGCTTTCACCACCGTGCTGGGAACCGTCAGTGGACTGATCATCGCGTCCAGCGGTGCGGTCGTGCACGACCTGATGTCGAGCTTCATGAAAATTGAAATGAACGACTTCGCCAAAGTGCGGATCGCCAAAATGGCTTCCGTCGTCGTCGGTCTGATCGCGATTATCCTCGGGATTCTCTTCAAGGAATTCAACGTGAATTACCTTGTCGGCTGGGCCTTCAGCGTCGCTGCTTCCGCGAACCTGCCCGCCCTGGTAATGCTGCTCTTCTGGCCCAAAACCACCAAACAGGGCATTACCGTCGCGATCTTTGTCGGTATGATCTCTTCGCTCGCCTGGATTCTGCTCAGTGCCGATTCCTATAAAGGCATCTATGGACTCAAACCCGAAGACGCCATCGTCCCCTTCAGCCAGCCTGGCCTGGTGACGATTCCGCTCGGCTTCCTGACACTGATCCTCGTCTCCCTGCTGACTCAGCCCAAAAAAGAGGAGGCAGCCAGTTGA
- a CDS encoding SpoIIE family protein phosphatase → MRILVGWDNPQECELISMYLGVSENEVRICATPEEFLQQAATQDEWDIILMSITSPDPQTAYENFEQVRQQHLDTPIVGACPGQDTFHLARFLTAGMRAYIIRDDGGDFMFLMEVTLESVVNSVKAERERFVAERLREEVESVRKLQESIIPTNILSPDRFDVTARYESSQIRVFGGQPVTLAGGDYYDVFMLDDENLVLLVGDASGHGMKACMSIMTMHTLVGMIRSNRYLDTAAFVKDVNNRLCEQAVVNDDGGFITLLYGILNSRTNEFQWTSAGAPIPIVHELETNNIYELGTLDDGGLPLGIVPDVDYDVHTSKIPPDSRLLIFTDGLAEAFPGEKEQFGEFGIPGIMQSLQESRSSCLESALENLFRDSNAFTDGSGRHDDTSVVLLGRKN, encoded by the coding sequence ATGCGAATTCTTGTAGGGTGGGATAATCCCCAGGAGTGTGAGCTGATCTCCATGTATCTGGGGGTGAGTGAGAACGAAGTCCGGATCTGTGCGACGCCGGAGGAGTTCCTCCAGCAGGCAGCGACACAGGATGAATGGGACATCATTCTGATGTCGATTACGAGCCCTGATCCTCAGACGGCGTATGAAAACTTTGAGCAGGTGCGACAACAGCATCTGGATACGCCAATTGTGGGTGCGTGTCCCGGTCAGGATACGTTTCACCTGGCCCGTTTTCTGACGGCGGGGATGCGGGCTTATATCATTCGCGATGACGGCGGTGATTTCATGTTCCTGATGGAAGTGACGCTGGAGAGCGTGGTGAATTCAGTCAAGGCGGAACGCGAGCGGTTTGTGGCGGAGCGACTGCGCGAAGAGGTGGAGTCGGTGCGGAAGCTGCAGGAATCGATCATACCGACGAACATTCTATCCCCGGATCGATTTGATGTGACTGCGCGGTATGAATCTTCGCAGATCCGCGTGTTTGGCGGACAGCCTGTGACGCTGGCTGGTGGCGACTATTACGATGTTTTCATGCTGGACGATGAGAATCTGGTGCTGCTGGTGGGGGATGCTTCGGGGCATGGGATGAAAGCCTGCATGTCGATCATGACGATGCATACGCTGGTGGGGATGATCCGTTCGAACCGTTACCTGGATACCGCGGCGTTTGTGAAGGATGTGAATAACCGGTTGTGCGAACAGGCAGTCGTGAATGATGACGGTGGCTTTATCACGCTGCTGTACGGGATTCTGAATTCCCGTACGAACGAATTTCAATGGACGTCAGCAGGGGCGCCGATTCCGATTGTGCACGAACTGGAAACGAACAACATTTATGAGCTCGGCACACTGGACGATGGCGGGTTGCCTCTGGGAATCGTTCCGGATGTGGACTACGACGTGCATACGTCAAAAATTCCGCCTGACAGTCGGCTGCTGATTTTTACCGACGGTCTGGCGGAAGCGTTTCCCGGCGAGAAGGAGCAGTTCGGCGAATTCGGCATTCCGGGAATCATGCAGTCTCTGCAGGAATCACGCTCGAGCTGCCTGGAGTCGGCGCTGGAGAATCTGTTTCGGGATTCGAATGCATTTACGGATGGTTCAGGAAGACATGACGACACATCTGTTGTGTTATTGGGGCGAAAAAACTAG
- a CDS encoding bestrophin family ion channel, whose protein sequence is MAADAELNLSFIEKKLGTVGRIAYYAGLVGLYSLIPLIKNDLGAIAGGFLEGLGVHPERIVEIEEFGDFSSSLHGIIGLVLGLLLVFRTNSSYARWWEARKLWGKLVNISRNMAIKFRELTNFTKQELRELADLLVAFPEALRDHLREDDDFSMFPELEQIDPPPRHIPAYIADLIYRRVIGWKRSGMIDGDELRIIDSETRELMEICGACERIRRTRLSPSYRTFVRHCITLYLLTLPWGLVKEFELWTVPMTVIMAYFMIGIEVIAHSVEEPFGLDEDDLDLDGLCITIRSTVNEILDRFGSQEQTQA, encoded by the coding sequence ATGGCAGCTGATGCAGAGCTGAATCTTTCGTTTATCGAGAAAAAGCTGGGGACCGTCGGGCGTATTGCTTACTATGCAGGTCTCGTGGGGCTGTATAGCCTGATCCCGCTGATCAAGAATGATTTAGGTGCAATCGCCGGGGGTTTTTTAGAAGGTCTTGGCGTACATCCTGAGCGAATTGTTGAGATTGAAGAGTTTGGTGACTTTTCTTCCAGCCTGCACGGGATCATCGGCCTGGTACTGGGTTTGCTGCTGGTTTTTCGGACGAACAGCTCCTATGCCCGCTGGTGGGAGGCCCGTAAGCTGTGGGGCAAGCTGGTTAACATCAGCCGCAATATGGCGATCAAATTTCGCGAGCTGACGAACTTCACCAAGCAGGAACTAAGAGAACTAGCAGATCTGCTTGTCGCGTTTCCGGAAGCGTTACGGGATCACCTGCGTGAGGATGACGACTTCTCGATGTTCCCGGAACTGGAACAGATCGATCCGCCTCCGCGTCACATTCCGGCGTACATCGCGGACCTGATTTACCGCAGAGTGATTGGCTGGAAGCGTTCGGGGATGATTGATGGTGACGAGCTGCGAATCATCGATTCGGAGACCCGCGAGCTGATGGAGATCTGTGGAGCGTGTGAGCGAATTCGACGTACGCGACTGTCGCCTTCGTACCGGACCTTCGTCAGGCACTGTATTACGCTTTACCTGTTAACGCTCCCCTGGGGACTGGTAAAAGAGTTTGAATTGTGGACGGTGCCGATGACCGTGATTATGGCTTACTTCATGATCGGGATCGAAGTCATCGCACACTCTGTGGAAGAGCCGTTCGGCCTGGATGAAGACGACCTGGATCTGGATGGTCTATGTATTACGATCCGGTCGACGGTGAATGAAATTCTGGATCGGTTCGGTTCGCAGGAGCAGACTCAAGCGTAG